The Haloterrigena turkmenica DSM 5511 genome includes the window AACTGATGCTGATTTACTCGCTGGTCGTTATTGTTGCGATCCTCGTTCCGACGCTCCTCTTGATCGCGGGCTATGAACGCCATCGCGAAACGGTCGACCGATACACGCCGTACCTGCCGTTGCTGACAGCGACGGTGCTGGTGAGCATGGGACTGGCGTTCATCATTGGGGTCCTCTGAACTCCCGTTCCTGACCACCGTACTCTCCGGCGTCAGTCCGTGTTCGTTCGTCGCGATACTCGCTGAACGTATTCTCAAAATCGCAGCATGCGGGACGTACCGCGCACTCGAGGGGAGCAACTGGCAGCGCCGAGACGTTCGCCGACGAGGGTTCGACTGTGGTGGATATCGGAATCCGAACTGAACCGAAGGAAGATGCCAGTGGAGAAGACGTGCATCGCTCCGCACGTGACGCTCGTTGCAGAAGACAAGCCCGTAGAGGGGATTGTGAACCACTGGGAGAGGAAGCTCTCCCTGATTCAAATCCCTCGACGGCGGTTGCTGCTCACGTGTTGTTCGCAGCAAAAAGCCGGTGGAGGGATTTGAACCCTCGACCTAATCCTTACGAAGGATTCGCTCTGCCAGTCTGAGCTACACCGGCACACCTTCGGAGTGCGCGTTTATTCGTAGGGCCGATACCAGCCATAAGGGTTGCGAATCGATCTTCTCGTGGGACTGACTCCCGTACCTTCGAGTCAACGCTCGAGTCGGACGTCCAGGCAGACGTTCAGTTCGTGGGGCGCGTAGGAGCGAACGACCCGTTCCGTCTCCACCGAAACGTCGTACGTCGGTTCGGCGGCTTCGCGGATCGCCCGCTCGCCGGGGCCGAACGGGTCGTCCTCGTGCTGGATGTCGTAGTAGTGGAGCACGCAGTCGTCGCCCGCGACGGTGACGGCCGCCTCGAGGAACTCGTCGGCGCTGTGGGGGAGGTTCATCACGATGCGGTCGGCCCAGCCCTCGTACCCGGGCGCGACCTCGCGAACGTCGTCGCAGGTCGCCGTCACCCTGTCTTCGACGCCGTTGCGGCGCGCGTTCTCCCGCAGGTAGTCGATCGCTTCTGGATTGACGTCGACGCCGACGCACTCGGCGCCGCGTTTCGCGAACGGGATCACGAACGGGCCGACGCCGGCGAACATGTCGAAGACGTGCTCATCCGCGGTGACTTGCTCGACGACTCGATTGCGCTCGGTCGCGAGTCGCGGCGAGAAGTACACCTCGGCGAGATCCAGCAAGAATTCGCAGCCGTACTCGCGGTGGACGACCTCCGTGTCCGCGCCCGCGAGCACCTCCCAGTCGCGGACCCGAGTTTCCCCTTTGACCTTCGAAGCCTTGTTGAGGACCGTCTCGAGGGGCAGATCCGACGCGACGATCGCGTCGGCGATTTCGCGGGCGCGCTCGTCGTCGTCCTCGTCGAGCAGCGCCGCGCGGCCCAGTCGCTCGTAGGACGGCTCGAAGCCGAGCAGGTCCGCGGGCGTCGTCTGTGTCTCGCGCTCCTCGAGCGGCCGAGAGACGACGTCGAACGCTGCGGGGACCGCGTCGGGGTCAGTGACCGGGATGTAGAGGCTGCCGTCGTCGACGGTCAGTTCGTACTCGTCGTCGATCAGGTCCGCGTCCGCGAGTCGCTGACGCGTGGCTTCCCCCTCCTCGCGCGGCGCGCGGACGCACGGCACTTCCATACTCGGACGAAGCCGACGAGTCGCCGTAACGCTGGCGTTTCGCCGCGCCACCGAACGCCGTCGACCGAACCGTGACTCGAGCAGCGAACGCCGGAGTGAAGGTTTTCAGCCCGCCGACGGTAGGGGTCCGTATGCACGAACTGACGACCGTGGAGACGGTCCACGACGAGGGGTCGTGGCTGTTCACGGTGCGGGACCAGTACGGCGAACGGGACGAAGTCATCCTCGTTCCCTGTGAAGACGGTGTCGAGCACGGCTCGACGAGCGGTCAGGCGACACTCGACGACAGTGTCGAGGCGTGGATCAACCGCTGTACGCACGAAGCCCAGCGCTTCGATACGGGCCGGGGCGTCCCGATGCGCGAGGGTCAGATCATCTGTCCGAAACACGGCTCGATGTTCGATTCCTGTTCGGGCTACTGCGACAACGGCGAGGCCGTCGACACGACGCTCCCGTCGGTCGACATCTCGGTGCGAAACGACGGCAGGATCGTACTCACCGACGACGAGTTCACGTTCGTCGGCGAGGGCGGGATCGACGACAACGAGGGCGACGGCGACGACGATCCCACCTCGACGTCCCACATCGGCTTTTGAAGCCCAGTCAGTAGGAGCGATCCGCCCGCTGCGTGGCAGGCGCAACCCGCCGTATTTTCTCCGTCGCGAGCGTCGTCCAGCCCGATACCATGTCGTCGACAACAGGCGATCGATCGGGACTGATGAAGAAGGTCGGCGTCGTGACAACCCTGATAGACGCGGTACGGGAGTTCTCGAAGGGCCACCGCGGAAGCGGCCTGGTGCTCCTCGTCGCGGCCGCGCTCTCCTCGCGGATCCCCGGCATCGGAACGGCCGCGTCGCTGCTCCTGCGGGCGTACCGACGGCTCCGCTGAGAGGGCGTCGCGATCGGTGACCGCCGTCTCGAAAGCGTATTCCGAGCGCTGGCACTACGAGCGCTCATGCTCACCTTCATCGGCCTCGGACTCTACGACGAGCAGTCGATCACCGTCGAGGGCCGGGACGCCCTCCGGAACGCCGACCGCGCCTACGCCGAGTTCTACACCAGCAAGCTACTCGGCGCGACCGCCGCGGACCTCGAGTCCGCCCACGACGTCGACATCGAGGTCCGCGACCGCGCGGGCGTCGAACAGCGCCCCGACGACATCCTCG containing:
- a CDS encoding class I SAM-dependent methyltransferase: MEVPCVRAPREEGEATRQRLADADLIDDEYELTVDDGSLYIPVTDPDAVPAAFDVVSRPLEERETQTTPADLLGFEPSYERLGRAALLDEDDDERAREIADAIVASDLPLETVLNKASKVKGETRVRDWEVLAGADTEVVHREYGCEFLLDLAEVYFSPRLATERNRVVEQVTADEHVFDMFAGVGPFVIPFAKRGAECVGVDVNPEAIDYLRENARRNGVEDRVTATCDDVREVAPGYEGWADRIVMNLPHSADEFLEAAVTVAGDDCVLHYYDIQHEDDPFGPGERAIREAAEPTYDVSVETERVVRSYAPHELNVCLDVRLER
- a CDS encoding Rieske (2Fe-2S) protein, with product MHELTTVETVHDEGSWLFTVRDQYGERDEVILVPCEDGVEHGSTSGQATLDDSVEAWINRCTHEAQRFDTGRGVPMREGQIICPKHGSMFDSCSGYCDNGEAVDTTLPSVDISVRNDGRIVLTDDEFTFVGEGGIDDNEGDGDDDPTSTSHIGF